A window of Prolixibacter sp. SD074 contains these coding sequences:
- the coaD gene encoding pantetheine-phosphate adenylyltransferase: MEKIAIFPGSFDPFTIGHESIVRRAIPLFDQIIIMIGYNSNKKPFYPLAKRKEWIKKVFENEPNVSVGKFQGLTVDYCRKVHAQYILRGLRTAADFEYERAIAQVNKKMHPEIETVFLLTTPEHTPITSTIVRDILRHGGDASMFLPKQLNIQEFYTDQEES; this comes from the coding sequence ATGGAAAAAATCGCAATTTTCCCTGGCTCTTTCGACCCTTTTACCATCGGACACGAGTCCATCGTCAGACGTGCCATCCCGCTTTTTGATCAAATCATTATTATGATTGGCTACAACTCAAACAAGAAGCCGTTCTATCCACTTGCCAAGCGCAAGGAATGGATCAAAAAGGTTTTCGAGAATGAACCCAACGTGAGCGTAGGAAAATTTCAAGGACTGACTGTTGATTACTGCCGGAAGGTACATGCGCAGTACATTCTGAGAGGTTTGCGTACCGCTGCCGATTTCGAATACGAACGCGCCATTGCCCAGGTCAACAAAAAGATGCATCCGGAAATTGAAACGGTTTTCCTCTTGACGACGCCAGAGCATACACCGATTACGTCGACCATTGTGCGTGACATTCTCCGGCACGGTGGCGATGCCAGCATGTTCCTCCCAAAGCAATTGAATATTCAAGAGTTTTATACCGATCAGGAAGAATCGTGA
- the pyrE gene encoding orotate phosphoribosyltransferase produces the protein MEALQIEVAKRLLAINTIKISPKTPFTWASGWKSPIYCDNRKILSYPETRKFIYEQFAKLIKEKYPESEVIAGVATGAIAHGALVAEELGLPFVYVRSKPKDHGLENLIEGDLQPGKKVVVIEDLVSTGLSSLNAVTTLRNYGADVMGMLSIFSYNFSVAAEKFKEADVELTSLSNYNLLLKVAHQSGEITDSQLENLNRWRQDPAHWGR, from the coding sequence ATGGAAGCTTTACAAATTGAGGTCGCCAAACGATTACTCGCTATAAACACCATTAAAATATCGCCTAAAACACCTTTCACCTGGGCATCAGGCTGGAAGTCACCAATTTACTGTGACAACCGAAAGATTTTATCATACCCGGAAACACGCAAATTCATTTATGAACAATTTGCTAAACTTATAAAAGAGAAATATCCGGAATCCGAAGTAATTGCCGGAGTGGCAACAGGAGCCATCGCTCACGGGGCTTTGGTCGCAGAAGAACTTGGTTTACCATTTGTGTATGTTCGCTCGAAGCCGAAAGATCACGGATTGGAAAACCTTATCGAAGGTGATTTACAACCAGGCAAAAAAGTTGTTGTCATTGAGGATTTGGTTTCTACCGGATTAAGCTCCCTGAACGCCGTTACCACTTTACGGAATTACGGTGCCGATGTTATGGGAATGCTCTCCATCTTCTCCTACAATTTTTCGGTTGCGGCTGAGAAATTCAAAGAAGCAGATGTTGAACTAACTTCGCTTAGCAATTACAATCTGTTGCTGAAAGTCGCACACCAATCTGGTGAGATTACCGATAGTCAACTGGAAAATCTGAACAGATGGAGACAAGATCCGGCTCACTGGGGACGATAA
- a CDS encoding TlpA disulfide reductase family protein, producing the protein MIKRLFLLLTVSFTLTFQAKAAEVVIKGTAPDYAGKNITFYYHPEPVLYKNVLLASTTIKSDGSFSVSFSTSQTLQVYCNLDKYQGVLVVEPGQEYQVILPKYVPLTPEQKKSPYFKPTPYWLGLKNRPGNDLNFKIREFVEELTHQINQNVNDIYRNASQRVAGEIIVQLEKTFPDTESPYFNLTKKYYYAGLEYDVSQRNPDAAVMKYFATQPVEMGNAKYQELFRAMFTNFLKKKAQSVEFAEISPLVDSGNWKGLVNLLTGKGYHTSFAELAILKGLNDGFYSSFFDKKGILQTLKHAETEATTAEYRNLAKGITKHLTEVMEGGEAPSFNLKNNTGKKTALSSFHGKYVYLNFFSTDNNESLQDLKLLKNVQQRFQQVLTVVSVSLGDDFNAAKQLWEKTGYNWPLLDASGNQKLAGAYRVKDFPTYYLIGPDGKLLLAPAPAVSRGFQAAFIRVFRNTENQRKRAVVRPSGR; encoded by the coding sequence ATGATAAAAAGATTGTTTTTACTCCTAACGGTTAGTTTCACCTTGACCTTTCAGGCAAAAGCTGCCGAAGTGGTTATAAAAGGAACTGCCCCGGATTATGCCGGAAAGAACATCACTTTTTATTATCACCCCGAGCCGGTTTTGTACAAAAATGTTCTGCTGGCCTCCACAACGATTAAAAGTGACGGGAGCTTTTCAGTTTCTTTTTCCACATCCCAAACACTCCAGGTTTATTGCAACCTGGATAAATACCAGGGAGTTTTGGTGGTGGAACCGGGCCAGGAGTATCAGGTTATTCTTCCGAAATATGTTCCTCTAACTCCAGAACAGAAAAAAAGTCCGTATTTCAAACCAACCCCTTATTGGCTGGGCTTGAAAAACCGGCCAGGGAACGATCTCAATTTCAAGATACGGGAGTTTGTGGAAGAACTTACCCACCAAATCAATCAGAATGTAAACGATATTTACCGCAACGCTTCACAACGGGTTGCCGGTGAAATTATCGTACAACTTGAAAAGACCTTCCCGGATACGGAATCTCCTTATTTCAATTTAACGAAAAAGTATTACTATGCCGGTCTCGAATATGATGTCAGCCAACGAAACCCGGATGCGGCCGTCATGAAATATTTTGCCACTCAGCCAGTAGAAATGGGAAATGCTAAATACCAGGAATTATTTCGGGCCATGTTTACCAATTTCCTGAAGAAGAAAGCACAATCGGTTGAATTTGCAGAAATATCTCCTTTGGTAGACAGCGGAAACTGGAAAGGATTGGTGAATTTATTAACAGGAAAAGGATACCATACTTCCTTTGCTGAATTAGCGATTCTGAAAGGACTGAACGACGGATTTTATTCTTCCTTCTTCGACAAAAAAGGAATTTTACAGACGTTGAAACACGCCGAAACAGAAGCAACCACTGCTGAATACCGGAACTTGGCCAAAGGCATTACCAAACACCTGACGGAAGTGATGGAAGGAGGTGAAGCCCCTTCGTTTAACCTGAAAAACAATACAGGAAAGAAGACTGCGCTGAGCTCTTTTCATGGTAAGTATGTGTACCTGAACTTTTTCAGCACCGATAATAATGAAAGCCTACAGGATTTGAAATTATTAAAAAATGTCCAGCAGCGCTTCCAGCAAGTTCTCACAGTGGTTTCTGTTTCCCTGGGAGACGACTTCAATGCCGCGAAACAACTCTGGGAAAAGACCGGTTACAACTGGCCGTTACTGGATGCTTCGGGCAATCAAAAGCTTGCCGGGGCTTACCGAGTGAAAGACTTTCCAACCTATTACCTGATAGGCCCCGACGGGAAATTGCTGCTGGCTCCTGCACCAGCTGTTTCCAGAGGATTTCAGGCTGCCTTTATCCGGGTTTTCCGGAACACGGAAAATCAGCGAAAGAGAGCGGTTGTCCGTCCTTCCGGCAGGTAG